The following coding sequences lie in one Komagataeibacter sucrofermentans DSM 15973 genomic window:
- the fdhD gene encoding formate dehydrogenase accessory sulfurtransferase FdhD, which produces MSALFYPLDVSSLSRPYEKFSLNVAEEVPVSLLFNGIFPYGTMMMTPADLKDFAYGYCITEQIVGSVAEIRSVNIAEADDGLILDISIKGRALTQLMRRNARLQTGHSSCGICGSETVPEHDAVAAAPLGEGPRLSVAAIRNALHELRKWQTLNAATRMVHAAAWADHNGNIHVIREDVGRHNALDKLIGARACNPEVFHEGFCLLTSRYSFEMALKTVRAGIAVVVAISAPTYRAFRTAETMNQTLIAIARQDEQTLFCGGTRLVI; this is translated from the coding sequence ATGTCTGCTCTCTTTTACCCGCTGGATGTGAGTTCCCTGTCTCGCCCGTATGAGAAATTCAGCCTGAATGTGGCAGAAGAAGTGCCGGTCAGTCTCCTGTTCAACGGGATTTTTCCGTATGGCACGATGATGATGACGCCTGCAGACCTGAAAGATTTCGCCTATGGGTATTGTATAACCGAACAGATCGTCGGCTCGGTTGCAGAGATCCGTTCAGTGAACATTGCAGAAGCGGATGATGGGCTGATCCTTGATATTTCCATAAAGGGCAGGGCGCTGACGCAACTCATGCGCCGTAATGCCCGCCTGCAGACCGGCCATTCAAGCTGTGGCATATGCGGCAGCGAGACCGTGCCGGAACATGATGCGGTCGCAGCCGCCCCGTTGGGGGAAGGGCCGCGCCTGTCGGTGGCAGCAATACGCAATGCGTTACATGAACTGCGCAAGTGGCAGACGCTGAATGCAGCAACACGCATGGTGCACGCAGCCGCGTGGGCAGACCATAATGGCAATATCCACGTGATCCGGGAGGACGTGGGGCGGCACAATGCGCTCGATAAACTGATCGGTGCGCGGGCTTGCAACCCGGAAGTTTTCCATGAGGGTTTCTGTCTACTGACAAGCCGGTATTCATTCGAGATGGCGCTCAAGACCGTGCGGGCAGGTATTGCCGTCGTGGTTGCAATTTCCGCCCCGACCTACCGCGCGTTCCGGACGGCTGAAACAATGAACCAGACCCTGATCGCCATTGCCCGTCAGGATGAACAGACGCTGTTCTGTGGCGGAACGCGTCTTGTCATATAG
- a CDS encoding DUF2474 domain-containing protein, which translates to MGTTEIVRGNGDDAPSRTGVRIAWFVAIWSLSTSVFFGAASLLHLIVPK; encoded by the coding sequence ATGGGTACCACTGAGATCGTCCGGGGCAATGGCGATGACGCACCCTCGCGCACCGGCGTGCGGATTGCATGGTTCGTTGCGATCTGGTCGCTGAGCACCAGCGTGTTTTTCGGGGCGGCGTCGCTGCTGCACCTGATTGTTCCCAAATAA
- a CDS encoding FdhF/YdeP family oxidoreductase has product MSNEKTPEYKPYHHPAGGWGAAGATAKVLMEQSVLVKGSRGLLAMNQPGGFKCPSCAFPDPDHRKTLEFCENGAKALAHEATKGRVTREFFEKYTVTELMQKSDYWLEMQGRLTEPMRYDAQSDRYVPVAWDDAFALIGKHLRALDSPHQAEFYTSGRTANETAFLYSIFVREFGTNNFPDCSNMCHEPTSRGLAPAIGIGKGTIVMGDFEHAEAIFVIGQNTGTNSPRMMTNLVEARKRGVPIVLINPMPERALIRFTEPQDVLQMGTFGSTPISSEFVHVRIGGDLAIFKGMMKALFEAEARGEKVLDLDFIHEHTAGLDALRDDAMGCSWDEITRISGITEAQIRKIADIYMKSNATIICYGMGLTQHQEGSRLIQQVANLLLLRGNFGKPGAGIAPIRGHSNVQGDRTVGIDEKPTEAYLDRVRDVFGFEPPREHGHHVLEAVEAMEAGTAKVFFGMGGNFIRAVPDTERSYAAMRNLNLTVGVATKLNRGHLVHGRDALILPVVARSEIIRTQAGEQFVTIEDAMSNVTASRGVFEPVTEHVLPETEIVCRMAMATLPNSRTPWAEYMVDYTLIRDRIAAVYPEIYADFSEKIKDPHGFHLDIPPRRRVWKTPNGKANFLVLPGLEVNVPVKDAAMLRLATIRSHDQYNTTIYSNSDRYRGVYNTRLVVFMNKDDMAERGLSNGDVIGLETYSDDGIRRYVDGLNVLDYPMPRGAIAGYYPELNPLLPLDYFDEISGTPAAKSIPVKVVESVASAPPIRIAG; this is encoded by the coding sequence ATGAGCAACGAAAAAACACCCGAATACAAACCCTATCATCATCCGGCAGGCGGGTGGGGTGCGGCCGGGGCGACCGCAAAAGTGCTGATGGAACAGAGCGTGCTGGTCAAGGGATCACGCGGGCTGCTGGCCATGAACCAGCCCGGCGGTTTCAAATGCCCCAGTTGCGCATTCCCTGACCCCGATCATCGCAAGACGCTTGAGTTCTGTGAAAACGGGGCCAAGGCACTGGCGCATGAAGCGACAAAGGGGCGTGTGACACGCGAGTTCTTTGAAAAATACACCGTCACCGAACTGATGCAGAAAAGCGATTACTGGCTGGAAATGCAGGGCCGCCTGACCGAGCCGATGCGTTACGATGCCCAAAGTGATCGCTACGTGCCAGTGGCGTGGGATGACGCATTTGCCCTGATCGGCAAGCACCTGCGCGCCCTCGACAGCCCGCATCAGGCCGAGTTCTATACATCGGGCCGCACGGCGAACGAGACCGCGTTCCTCTATTCAATCTTCGTACGCGAATTCGGCACCAACAATTTCCCCGACTGCTCGAACATGTGCCACGAGCCGACCAGCCGTGGCCTGGCACCTGCCATCGGCATTGGCAAGGGCACGATCGTCATGGGCGATTTCGAGCATGCCGAGGCGATCTTTGTCATAGGGCAGAATACGGGCACCAATTCGCCGCGCATGATGACCAACCTGGTTGAAGCCCGCAAACGCGGCGTGCCGATCGTGCTGATCAACCCGATGCCGGAGCGTGCGCTGATCCGCTTTACCGAGCCGCAGGATGTGCTGCAGATGGGCACGTTCGGCTCGACCCCGATTTCCAGCGAATTTGTGCATGTGCGCATCGGTGGTGACCTGGCCATATTCAAAGGCATGATGAAGGCGCTGTTTGAGGCCGAAGCACGTGGCGAAAAGGTGCTGGACCTTGACTTCATCCATGAACACACCGCCGGGCTGGACGCCCTGCGTGATGATGCCATGGGCTGTAGCTGGGACGAGATTACCCGCATCTCGGGCATAACCGAGGCACAGATCCGCAAAATTGCGGATATCTACATGAAGTCCAATGCCACGATCATCTGTTACGGCATGGGGCTGACGCAGCATCAGGAAGGATCCCGCCTGATCCAGCAGGTCGCCAACCTGCTTCTGCTGCGCGGCAATTTTGGCAAGCCGGGCGCCGGTATCGCGCCGATCCGTGGGCATTCCAACGTGCAGGGCGACCGCACGGTGGGCATTGATGAAAAACCGACCGAGGCCTATCTGGACCGCGTGCGCGATGTGTTCGGGTTTGAACCGCCACGCGAACACGGCCACCACGTTCTGGAAGCGGTCGAGGCCATGGAAGCGGGCACCGCAAAGGTGTTCTTCGGCATGGGGGGCAATTTCATCCGCGCCGTGCCCGATACGGAGCGCTCCTACGCCGCCATGCGCAACCTCAACCTCACGGTTGGCGTGGCCACGAAACTGAACCGGGGGCATCTGGTGCATGGCAGGGACGCGCTGATCCTGCCGGTTGTCGCCCGCTCGGAAATCATCCGCACGCAGGCTGGCGAGCAGTTCGTGACCATTGAGGATGCGATGTCAAACGTGACGGCATCGCGCGGCGTGTTCGAACCCGTAACCGAACACGTATTGCCGGAAACAGAAATCGTCTGCCGCATGGCCATGGCAACACTGCCCAACTCCCGCACGCCCTGGGCGGAGTACATGGTCGATTATACCCTGATCCGGGACAGGATTGCCGCGGTCTATCCTGAAATCTATGCTGATTTTTCCGAGAAGATCAAAGATCCGCATGGTTTTCACCTCGATATCCCGCCCCGTCGCCGGGTATGGAAGACGCCCAATGGCAAGGCGAATTTCCTTGTGCTGCCGGGGCTGGAAGTCAACGTGCCGGTGAAGGATGCGGCCATGCTGCGCCTGGCCACCATCCGTTCGCATGACCAGTACAATACGACCATCTACAGCAACAGCGACCGCTATCGTGGGGTGTACAATACCCGCCTTGTCGTGTTCATGAACAAGGACGATATGGCCGAACGTGGCCTGTCGAATGGGGACGTGATCGGGCTGGAAACCTATAGCGATGACGGGATCAGGCGCTATGTCGATGGGCTGAACGTGCTCGACTACCCCATGCCGCGTGGCGCCATTGCCGGATACTACCCCGAGTTGAACCCGCTGCTGCCGCTCGACTATTTTGACGAGATCAGCGGAACGCCCGCAGCCAAATCCATCCCGGTAAAAGTGGTGGAAAGTGTTGCATCCGCCCCGCCAATCCGGATTGCAGGCTGA
- the moaA gene encoding GTP 3',8-cyclase MoaA: protein MDDAQNSRAVRSAPPVDRLGRPLRDLRISVMDRCNFRCPYCMPEATYHEGFRFLGPKERLDFDEIERVARMAAELGVTKIRLTGGEPLLRAGLPDLVQRLSSLPGIEDVALTTNGVLLPRFAPALRQAGLRRVTVSLDSLDPAVFAHMSGGRGDLSAVLKGIDAACAAGFEGGVKINTVVQRGVNDAGVPDILARFRHTGVTVRLIEYMDVGNRNGWDRADVVPSSELRARIAARWPLEPLPPRYRGEVARRYRYVDGAGEIGFVSSVSAPFCGACSRARLSSDGKLYTCLFATAGTDLRPLLRGNDDIDERLRATLSRVWRHRSDRYSEERTHPPALSGGGEKASAPEKIEMHYIGG, encoded by the coding sequence ATGGATGACGCTCAGAACAGCCGCGCGGTCCGTTCCGCGCCGCCTGTTGACCGGCTTGGCCGCCCGCTGCGCGACCTGCGCATTTCGGTCATGGACCGCTGCAACTTCCGGTGCCCCTACTGCATGCCCGAAGCCACCTATCACGAGGGCTTCCGGTTTCTGGGACCAAAGGAACGGCTGGATTTTGACGAAATCGAACGGGTCGCGCGCATGGCTGCCGAACTGGGCGTGACCAAAATACGGCTGACCGGCGGGGAACCTCTCCTGCGGGCCGGCCTGCCTGATCTGGTGCAGCGCCTGAGCTCCCTGCCGGGCATTGAGGATGTCGCACTGACAACCAATGGCGTCCTGCTGCCCCGTTTTGCACCAGCACTCCGGCAGGCGGGGCTGCGGCGCGTGACAGTCAGCCTCGATAGTCTTGACCCCGCCGTTTTTGCCCATATGAGCGGCGGCAGGGGAGACCTGTCCGCCGTGCTGAAGGGCATCGATGCTGCATGTGCCGCAGGCTTTGAGGGCGGCGTCAAGATCAACACCGTGGTCCAGCGGGGCGTGAATGACGCGGGCGTGCCTGATATTCTGGCACGCTTCCGGCATACCGGCGTGACGGTCCGGCTTATCGAATATATGGACGTGGGCAATCGCAACGGGTGGGACCGTGCCGATGTCGTGCCCTCCAGCGAACTGCGCGCCCGCATCGCGGCACGCTGGCCCCTTGAGCCGCTGCCGCCCCGCTATCGCGGCGAGGTGGCCCGTCGTTATCGCTATGTGGATGGGGCAGGGGAGATCGGGTTCGTCTCATCCGTCAGCGCGCCATTCTGTGGGGCGTGCTCGCGTGCACGCCTGTCTTCTGATGGGAAGCTCTACACCTGCCTTTTCGCCACAGCAGGCACGGACCTGCGCCCGCTCCTGCGTGGGAATGACGATATTGATGAACGGCTGCGGGCAACCCTCTCACGGGTGTGGCGCCACCGGAGCGATCGCTACAGTGAGGAGCGCACGCACCCGCCCGCATTATCGGGAGGCGGGGAAAAGGCGTCCGCGCCGGAAAAAATCGAAATGCATTATATCGGGGGATAA
- a CDS encoding NTP transferase domain-containing protein has translation MTAFLYGLVLAGGESRRMGHDKAALPYGGRPQLARAFDLVARHVKRCFVSIRPDQQFDPLRASYPCIVDRRETKDMLGGGPMVGVLSAHIAYPDVAWLVVACDLPMLDDTTLATLAHERNADQAATAYVSESDGLPEPLCTIWEPATLAALNRQAADQKIRPRQMLGGSAVRLLEVKKPGALENVNAPDERNRVLQRLGCSEQDLKCSL, from the coding sequence ATGACAGCGTTCCTGTATGGGCTGGTGCTGGCCGGCGGCGAAAGTCGGCGCATGGGGCACGACAAGGCGGCGCTGCCTTATGGTGGTCGCCCGCAGCTTGCCCGCGCTTTTGACCTCGTGGCGCGGCATGTAAAGCGTTGTTTTGTCTCGATACGTCCCGATCAGCAGTTTGACCCGCTCCGGGCGTCCTATCCCTGCATTGTGGACAGGCGGGAGACAAAGGACATGCTCGGGGGCGGGCCAATGGTCGGCGTGCTGTCCGCTCATATCGCTTACCCGGATGTGGCGTGGCTTGTCGTCGCCTGCGACCTGCCAATGCTGGATGATACGACGCTTGCCACCCTTGCACATGAACGCAATGCGGATCAGGCCGCCACGGCTTATGTGAGTGAAAGCGACGGACTGCCTGAGCCGCTCTGCACGATATGGGAGCCGGCGACACTGGCCGCCCTGAACAGGCAGGCGGCGGACCAGAAAATTCGGCCGCGCCAGATGCTCGGCGGTTCTGCGGTTCGCCTCCTTGAAGTAAAAAAACCAGGTGCACTGGAAAATGTAAATGCACCTGATGAACGCAACCGGGTGTTGCAACGCCTCGGATGTTCTGAACAGGACCTAAAATGCTCACTATAG
- a CDS encoding MoaD/ThiS family protein codes for MLTIELQYFAQLQDEAGRAHEIRQTPAPTAAILYDELRDAYGFALEPARMRVAINSAFAPWDQPLREGDHVAFIPPVTGG; via the coding sequence ATGCTCACTATAGAGTTGCAGTATTTCGCCCAGCTTCAGGATGAAGCCGGACGGGCGCACGAAATACGACAGACCCCGGCCCCTACGGCAGCCATATTGTATGATGAACTCCGTGACGCCTATGGTTTTGCGCTTGAACCGGCCCGCATGCGGGTCGCGATCAATTCGGCATTCGCGCCATGGGATCAGCCGCTCCGCGAAGGCGATCACGTCGCCTTCATTCCGCCGGTGACAGGCGGATGA
- a CDS encoding molybdenum cofactor biosynthesis protein MoaE → MSDFIMAETPVDISALRKGLVIPEAGGFCSFEGWVRQTNEGRAVSGIDYSAFVPLALTEGQAIVQEAKQRFAICRATAMHRTGYLPIGETAVWIGVSAAHRDAAFGACRYIIDEIKQRVPIWKHEHYASGEAGWVPCHTL, encoded by the coding sequence ATGAGCGACTTCATCATGGCGGAAACGCCGGTGGACATCAGCGCCCTGCGCAAGGGGCTCGTTATTCCTGAAGCGGGCGGGTTCTGTTCCTTTGAAGGGTGGGTCAGGCAGACGAATGAAGGTCGCGCCGTTTCCGGCATTGACTATAGTGCGTTCGTGCCACTGGCGCTGACGGAAGGGCAGGCGATCGTGCAGGAGGCCAAACAGCGTTTTGCCATCTGCCGTGCGACCGCCATGCACCGGACGGGCTACCTGCCCATAGGTGAAACGGCAGTGTGGATTGGCGTCTCCGCAGCACATCGCGATGCGGCTTTTGGCGCCTGTCGTTACATTATTGATGAGATCAAGCAGCGCGTCCCGATCTGGAAACATGAACATTATGCAAGCGGCGAGGCCGGATGGGTGCCGTGCCACACCCTCTGA
- a CDS encoding cytochrome ubiquinol oxidase subunit I gives MQYAHDPALLLARFQFAFTVGVHIIFPAFSIGLAAYLAVLEGLWLKTGRPVFLDLYRYWIKVFSIVFGMGVVSGLVMSYEFGTNWSIFSKKAGPITGVLLSYEVMTAFFLEAGFLGVMLFGMNKVGRKLHFAATCCVSVGTLISMTWILSSNSWMQTPRGYTIDPVTGRFMPADWLAIIFNPSFPFRLVHMGLAAFLSVAFIVGATGAWHMLKARKAGKFSSEPVRVMFSMAMWMAAIVAPLQILAGDAHGLNTLKYQPAKIAAMEGDWVSEDHAPELLFGIPNMKTEHTDYAVKLPLAGSLILTHSLNGKVPGMKDFPRDQRPPSPVIFFSFRIMVALGMLMMLVGLWSLWLRRNSTLFTNPVFHRVALCMAPAGFLALLCGWITTEVGRQPWTVYGLLRTSDSVSPVALSSMAFSMTAFVVVYVLVFGSGLGILVRMLGRAPQEGEHDTPPSLATEILAARMHPGVIDPSTGKGA, from the coding sequence ATGCAGTACGCACATGACCCCGCACTCCTTCTGGCGCGCTTTCAGTTCGCCTTTACCGTAGGCGTTCATATCATCTTTCCGGCCTTCTCCATCGGGCTGGCGGCCTATCTGGCCGTGCTGGAAGGGCTGTGGCTCAAGACCGGACGGCCCGTATTCCTTGACCTTTACCGATACTGGATCAAGGTGTTCTCCATCGTCTTTGGCATGGGCGTCGTGTCGGGACTGGTCATGTCGTATGAATTTGGCACCAACTGGTCGATCTTTTCCAAAAAGGCCGGGCCGATTACCGGCGTGCTGCTGTCCTATGAAGTCATGACCGCCTTTTTCCTTGAGGCAGGCTTCCTCGGCGTCATGCTGTTCGGCATGAACAAGGTGGGGCGCAAACTGCATTTTGCCGCCACATGCTGCGTATCGGTCGGCACCCTGATTTCCATGACATGGATCCTGTCCTCCAATTCATGGATGCAGACGCCGCGCGGCTACACCATAGACCCGGTCACCGGGCGCTTCATGCCAGCTGACTGGCTGGCCATCATCTTCAACCCGTCCTTTCCGTTCCGCCTGGTGCATATGGGTCTGGCGGCTTTCCTGTCGGTTGCCTTCATCGTGGGGGCCACGGGGGCGTGGCATATGCTGAAGGCCCGCAAGGCCGGGAAGTTTTCCAGCGAGCCGGTACGGGTCATGTTCTCCATGGCCATGTGGATGGCGGCGATCGTGGCCCCGCTGCAGATCCTTGCAGGCGACGCGCATGGGCTTAACACGCTCAAATACCAGCCCGCCAAGATCGCCGCGATGGAAGGGGACTGGGTCTCGGAAGATCATGCGCCCGAACTGCTGTTCGGCATTCCCAACATGAAGACCGAACACACGGATTATGCCGTGAAACTGCCGCTGGCCGGGTCGCTGATCCTGACACACAGCCTGAACGGCAAGGTACCGGGCATGAAGGACTTTCCGCGTGACCAGCGGCCGCCTTCGCCAGTCATCTTCTTCTCCTTCCGCATCATGGTCGCACTTGGCATGCTGATGATGCTGGTGGGACTGTGGTCTTTGTGGCTGCGGCGCAACAGCACCCTGTTCACCAACCCGGTCTTCCACCGTGTCGCACTCTGCATGGCGCCTGCGGGCTTCCTGGCCCTGCTGTGCGGCTGGATCACGACGGAAGTCGGCCGCCAGCCATGGACCGTCTATGGCCTGCTGCGCACGTCTGACAGCGTATCGCCGGTTGCCCTGTCCTCCATGGCGTTTTCAATGACGGCGTTCGTGGTGGTCTATGTGCTCGTGTTTGGCTCCGGCCTGGGCATTCTGGTCCGTATGCTGGGCCGTGCGCCGCAGGAAGGTGAGCACGATACCCCGCCCTCCCTCGCGACCGAGATTCTGGCAGCCCGCATGCATCCGGGCGTGATTGATCCCTCTACTGGCAAAGGAGCCTGA
- a CDS encoding nitrate reductase associated protein produces MLFDFERDFAGSLRCIPMIARQKLDIVGIKLSLRQWSRFTREERGKLTDLPCETVPEQATYRELVAHLIATRSDEPLRPLAVRGLEDWREEGRMPEAVKIQAQADGIAPPTATQWAALLPLQRFALVKLARSKHENENFVPAMLEFGLLHDVGSAPGAAAISHAHARQPN; encoded by the coding sequence ATGCTTTTTGACTTTGAACGTGACTTCGCGGGCTCCCTGCGGTGCATTCCCATGATCGCGCGGCAGAAGCTCGACATCGTCGGCATCAAACTGAGCCTGCGCCAGTGGAGCCGGTTTACGCGCGAGGAAAGGGGCAAGCTTACCGACCTGCCGTGCGAAACCGTGCCCGAACAGGCCACCTACCGCGAACTGGTCGCCCACCTGATCGCAACCCGCAGCGACGAGCCGCTGCGCCCGCTCGCTGTGCGCGGACTGGAAGACTGGCGCGAAGAAGGCCGGATGCCCGAGGCAGTCAAAATACAGGCACAGGCTGATGGCATAGCGCCGCCTACGGCCACGCAATGGGCTGCCCTGCTGCCGCTCCAGCGATTTGCTTTGGTTAAGCTGGCCCGCTCGAAGCATGAAAACGAAAATTTCGTGCCAGCGATGCTGGAGTTTGGCCTGCTGCATGATGTGGGTTCTGCCCCCGGTGCCGCAGCCATATCGCACGCCCACGCCCGCCAGCCCAACTGA
- the cydB gene encoding cytochrome d ubiquinol oxidase subunit II, whose translation MMDFAYWLPIIWAVILVAAISIYVVLDGFDLGIGMLFALERHPDRRDVMVNTIAPVWDGNETWMVLGGAVLYGVFPGAYATLLPAFYLPIVLMLLALIFRGVAFEFRVMTRGTGREGMWNAGFMAGSAIAAFCQGTILGGVVQGIKVVDGAFAGGPLDWLTPFSILCGLSVMCGYALLGATWLIWRTTGVLEASCRRWAARLAVGLFIGIVAVSLWTPLLHAPYLRRWTDWPNIAFVAPVPVLVVVLGRLFVMGLRRGHSKGPFLCALGWFFLCLSGLGITVWPYAVPPGLTLWDVSSPPSSQFFQLIGTAILLPIILTYTIYSYHVFRGKVTETDGYH comes from the coding sequence ATGATGGACTTCGCATACTGGCTCCCCATAATCTGGGCCGTGATTCTGGTGGCCGCCATTTCGATCTATGTGGTGCTTGATGGCTTTGACCTTGGCATCGGGATGCTGTTCGCGCTTGAACGCCACCCGGACCGCCGGGATGTGATGGTCAACACCATCGCCCCCGTATGGGATGGCAACGAGACGTGGATGGTGCTGGGCGGGGCCGTGCTGTACGGCGTCTTTCCCGGTGCCTACGCCACCCTGCTGCCAGCCTTCTACCTGCCGATCGTGCTGATGCTGCTGGCACTGATCTTTCGCGGCGTGGCGTTTGAATTCCGTGTCATGACACGCGGCACGGGCAGGGAAGGGATGTGGAATGCCGGTTTCATGGCTGGCTCTGCCATCGCCGCCTTCTGTCAGGGCACGATCCTCGGTGGCGTGGTGCAGGGCATCAAGGTTGTGGATGGCGCCTTTGCCGGTGGCCCGCTCGACTGGCTCACGCCGTTCAGCATCCTGTGTGGCCTGTCGGTCATGTGCGGTTATGCCCTGCTAGGGGCGACGTGGCTGATCTGGCGCACCACCGGCGTGCTGGAGGCATCATGCCGCCGCTGGGCCGCCCGGCTGGCCGTGGGCCTGTTCATCGGCATCGTGGCGGTCAGCCTGTGGACGCCGCTGCTGCACGCACCCTACCTGCGCCGCTGGACCGACTGGCCCAACATCGCATTCGTCGCCCCCGTGCCGGTTCTGGTTGTCGTGCTGGGCAGGCTGTTTGTCATGGGGCTGCGCCGGGGGCACTCGAAGGGGCCATTCCTGTGCGCGCTGGGCTGGTTCTTCCTGTGCCTGTCCGGTCTGGGCATTACGGTGTGGCCCTATGCCGTGCCGCCGGGCCTGACGCTGTGGGATGTATCATCCCCACCATCGAGCCAGTTCTTCCAGTTGATTGGCACCGCCATCCTGCTGCCGATCATCCTGACCTACACGATCTATTCCTACCACGTCTTTCGCGGAAAGGTGACGGAAACCGATGGGTACCACTGA